TGACGGTAAGGGCTGGCTGGAAGTCGTCGTCAAATGGACGTCGTCCCCGCCAGAGCGCCTTCCAGCGAGGATTGTCGACCTCGCCACCTAGGCCAGGCGTTTCTATGTGTTCGTAGAAGGTCAGAGCTTGTACAGTTTCAAGCGCCCCGTCGAGCGCAATAAACCCGTATAACGTTCCCCAGAGACCCAGCCCCTCGACCGGCAGAACATGCAGACTCGGCCCACCCTGTGCGTCACGCACCTTGTACACCAGTGCCTGATCGGGTAATCGTACAACTTGCGCTGCATTCGGCGGTGCGGCAGTGCTGGTCGCAGGGTCTTTTGAGGCTCGTCGTTGGTCGAAGGTGGATGGTTCAATTCCGGGCACTTCCTCACCAGTCCCCAGGTCAATAATGAT
The nucleotide sequence above comes from Vicinamibacterales bacterium. Encoded proteins:
- a CDS encoding Na(+)-translocating NADH-quinone reductase subunit C translates to MQGSVVYNLVFSAAVCVVCAVFVSSSAVVLRERQEYNAAIDKQRNVLAVSGMVGDDEELVPEEIERRFAAIEQIIIDLGTGEEVPGIEPSTFDQRRASKDPATSTAAPPNAAQVVRLPDQALVYKVRDAQGGPSLHVLPVEGLGLWGTLYGFIALDGALETVQALTFYEHIETPGLGGEVDNPRWKALWRGRRPFDDDFQPALTVIKGRAGPPSEDPHRVDGLSGATMTSRGVTNLLQFWLGDDGFGPYLNRLRQQRTDG